One Dreissena polymorpha isolate Duluth1 chromosome 9, UMN_Dpol_1.0, whole genome shotgun sequence genomic window carries:
- the LOC127844910 gene encoding uncharacterized protein LOC127844910 isoform X5 codes for MMGLNVLEIAAAAMLLLLTTVRINGQDTDDACSPGKSAGSAIKWRRSADDCSTALMCLLGRRVTYTCPDGMVIGAGLTDCVPIGSELDDCSTVDNGKRTSPCKPGTTEPDVSNCAKYSECVQLPSGNATMETRECPYPLLFDKKSGKCEPFKDIVCTIGQTVPKSPCDYEANQCSGASHCVPCSVRHASCSGLPDGLGLGRPRMVAVLRHL; via the exons atgatgGGACTCAACGTACTTGAAATTGCCGCGGCCGCTATGTTACTACTTTTGACAACAGTGCGAATAAACGGTCAAGATACCGACGACGCTTGCTCGCCGGGAAAGTCGGCCGGGAGCGCTATCAAGTGGAGGCGCAGTGCAGACGACTGCTCGACTGCGCTAATGTGCCTCCTGGGCCGGCGGGTGACATACACGTGTCCCGACGGGATGGTCATTGGAGCGGGACTCACTGACTGCGTTCCCATCGGTTCCGAGCTCGATGACT GTTCAACGGTTGACAATGGGAAGCGTACATCTCCGTGCAAGCCGGGAACAACTGAACCCGATGTGAGCAACTGTGCAAAATACTCCGAATGCGTCCAGCTGCCCTCCGGAAACGCAACCATGGAAACAAGGGAGTGTCCGTATCCGTTGCTGTTTGACAAGAAATCCGGGAAATGCGAACCGTTCAAAGATATCGTCTGCACTATCGGACAAACTGTGCCTAAAAGCCCAT GCGATTACGAAGCAAACCAGTGTTCGGGGGCGTCTCACTGTGTCCCGTGTTCCGTACGTCACGCATCCTGCTCCGGACTTCCAGACGGCTTGGGCCTGGGCCGGCCGCGAATGGTCGCCGTATTACGTCACCTGTGA